Within Rhipicephalus microplus isolate Deutch F79 chromosome 9, USDA_Rmic, whole genome shotgun sequence, the genomic segment TCAGCGAGTCCCCGAGATATCATCTCTACTCGCTTTGTTTCAAAATGCTTAGAGTAAACTGTAATCGATGTCAGGGTTCTGTTCTGTCTGAGCATCTGGGCAAACAACTTGGAAGCGCGAAGTCCAATTTCAGTTGCAAACAGGGTCAGCTTGACCACCGTTGTATTGACAAGGAGGGCCTTACATACATCGCAAATGAACGAGCCATCAAATGAGCTCATGCCCACCTCTAATTCCAGGTCCTTGATGGACCGGTTAGAGATCAGCGCATTGCGCAGTGCTTGCCCCAGGTGACAATCGTAGTGCTTTGCTTCCATCTTCAGGACTCTGACCATGGTGTTGCTGGCAACAGCATCAAAAAGTAAGCACAAAAGAGAGCAGGAGAATTCGTTCAGGTCACCGAGGTCAAGTGTTCGGAGTGACTGGGAATCCGCTATCAGTGCTATTGTCAGGGGTGTCAGGTCAGCATCCACCCACGGCAGTGCAATGCGGCCATAGCACTCTTTCTGGCTCAATCGACGAGACAGCTCCAACCTGTAAAGCAAAACCATTATGAACATAGCTGGAGGCATTGAAACACTCTATGCGTCACATTGTTAAGGGTCACTAAAGAGCGAAACATCTCTCGTACCActaagtacaatttcacaatcccaaaaacaccactTTTACCACGAGACAACACTGCGCGAGCAAGAAAATGCCAAAAAAGTAAATGAGGGTGGGGACGCCCCCCTTTAGATTCCCGCCCCAAACACCACGACGTCGCAGATTTCGAAAATGTTTACTGGATCTTACGtggcttctaatcgataaaaatgaagtgcattgtCATGTGTAAGTGCCATAGACTTGGCATACAAAGCTTCCGAAAATTTAATTCAGCCAATGTCATTAAAATATGAAAAATACCTTTCAAAAGTTTTTATGTCGCAGACGGAGATTTCGGCaggaaatttaaaaatgaaagttCAACTATAATTTTCTCCACCAATATTGAACTCATGATAGTGACACATATGGCATTAGAGTcgtcagagtgcagtttgtcaatctaggCCAAGTCATCGTTTCTCTTAATTGTCCCTTTAAATAAGACAAACATTAGAACCCATTTCAGCAACTGGTTTTCTTAAGTACAAGTTACTCAAAAAAAGGCCTTCCAAGCCCCTTATGCAATATTTGGCGTAATAGTCATTTTTTTTGCTTAACCTTTCATTCACGTCTAAAACAGGAAGGAATAAACAAGCAGAAAGATAGGGAGGCATTCACATCTACTGCCACAAAGAGATCATAAGAAGATCTGTCAGCTGACTGGGCCTGCTAATGATCATAATTTTCTGCTTTAAAAGACTATAAACCTGAGCTCGTTGGTATGGCTTCATAGCAGGTAACAGGGCagataccccctccccccctttgtGATTAACATTTCCCAAGAAGCTTATATATTTGTAAACATACAAAATTAATGTCGACGTTCTTAGCCAGTGCCAAGGCCTGTCACTCTTTCTTTTCCCACGTATATGCTCTGTCCCCCGATACGAAATAAATTGTGGGTTTTTACATGCCAATACGATTCTGTAGAACATTTGGTTTTTAGCAAAATGCTCCGCCATCGCACggtacatgggcctcaagcatttctcTTCCATCGAAATTCGACCTCTATAGATGGGATCAAACCAGTGACCCTTGGCTTAGCAGCGAAGTGCCTTAATCCCTACATAACCATCACAGGGCCTATTGTTTCAAACAGGTACAGCAAACTGAAATATAGCAATATActattataaagaaaaaatacATCAAGGATGAGGAAAATGAACATGCACACAAAATATAGGAAAATTGTTAAACAGAACCAGTGTCTCACTTTATGAAATATTGGTAGAACAAGTTGATGGCCTTGTACAAAAAGGCCAATATTCAGTTGACTTCCATCAATAAAGTACCAGATAAAAAACCTTGCCATAattgttttctgccaaaaaaaTGCTTGAAGGCTAGCGAAAACACTGCATTTAAATGCAGTGTTTTCGCAAGCCTTCAAGCATTGAATTGCATGAGGGGCATTCAAATCCTTTAATTAAAGGATTCGAATGCCCCTCATGCAATTCGGGTCACCTGGCCCTATTTGAGAACTTCTCGCACCTCGTTGCAGCTATTCATGGCCCAAGATGTGGCGCTATGGTTCTTTCATTGTTGTCTCACTTGGCTGCCATGTACAGACAACAGAAGTCACATCATGTAGTTTGTTTAGTTTGCCGCGTCTTCAAGGAAACAGTGAGTTGTGGTAAAATGGGAAGTCCTCATAAGCACCACAATAAGCACATAAGTGTGGAACAAATGTTTCCTGAAATGATAAGATGAGTGGACAAAGTGGAGCTATGCCAACTGTAGGTTAAAACAGTTAAAACCTCAAATGCTAGCTGCGATTTGTTCAGGAGCCATGTAATAACAGTGTTTGGtaagaaagcaaataaacagtgtGCTTATACATGAAATATGTCAAATTTTTTGGTGTAGCAAATTATGAGCTATCGGCACATTTTTCTTCTATTCTGTGTTTTATTAAACTCTGTCTTGTGCTGTTGCATAACATTGATTCATTAGTTGGCTGGATCAGAGGGCTTGACGTACAAAAAGCAGCTTGGGCTATGAAAGGCGGTGTGACGGGCTATAAATAATTTTAATATCTTATAATGTAGTTGCACTGAGCGAAATGCACAAACGGGCGATGGAAAATAGGCGAGGACGAGATTGCACACCTCTTGTCTTGTCCTACTTTCAGTCAGTCATTTGTGCATTTCACCCAGAGCAACCACTTTACAATGCATATCACTCAGTGCAACCACTTTACAATGCCGCACCAACTAGCCACTTAGTCTCTATTTAACATGCACCGACACCTCACAGCATGGCAAGCCTCACCATGTTgcttccatcaaaatgcgactgccatgGCTGGAACCAAAGCAGCGTTTTTCAAGTCGGCAGCCAAACTATCATAAATTCTGGTCAGAGCAGCTTCTTTATGAATGAAGTCAAGTACATTAATCACTTTAGATTTGTTAAGTGTACACAAGTGAAATAAGTTAGACTACAGATACAGAACAAAACAGCGGTCAGCTTGTTTCGCCAGCAAATGCAGCTCCTGCATGTGTTACGTACCTCTCCTGATTAGATGCTGCAGTTAGTCCAAAGCTGATGCTCCTTAGGATGCGATTATTCTTCAGAGAATCGCAGAAAGACATGACAGCTCGAGCACCACACCAGTTGTGCGACACGTCCAGTTTTTCGAGCGTGTCGTTTTTGGCAATCGCACTGGCAAGTTCCATGACACCCGCATCCTTTAGACTGCAGTGCGGCAGCAGTAACGTCCGCAGGCCTTTGTTGAATGTCAGGGCTCTGGCAAGGTGCTTCACTTCATCGAAGGTCATTGTGCAAGAGTCCAGGTCCAGCACCTTTAATGTCGTGTTGGTCTGTAGGGCTTCAAAGAGCAGTTCAAACTGCATCTGGCAGGCTTTCAAGCTCAGCTCTTCGAGAGATGTGCTGCTCTCCAAGGCCTTTGCAACGGGGTCAAAGGGTCCACACTCAGAGATGCTGTAGCGAAGGGTGAGCTTTTTCAGGCTCCGGAGGGTGCATACGACCTTTGCCAGGTTTCTCACATTGCGTTTGTTCAGGTAGTTGTGGTCGAACGAGAGTTCGGAGAGAGCGTGGCACCCGAGGACCGCTTTGAGAATGACATTTGTGTTGTTCTGCGAGATTTCGTTGCGCTCGAACCACAGATTGACGAGGTGCCTCCCGTTCTCCCGCAGGAGAGCGGCGATATTGTGCGCTAGGTCGCGGGAAGTGATGTCCAGTTTGCGGAACTCGAAGGTCTCGAGCTCCCTCAGCGTAGCCATGCCGTCGGCCAGCTCTCGTTCGCTGAACGGCGTCGAGTAGCCGCCCTTGAGAGTGAGATGACGCAAGCGCGCGCTCGACGCGAGCGCCACTTTGAGCGCGACCGTGAGCTTCTTGAACAGCAGACTTTCTACCAGGCATATCGACTGCACGCAGGCGTGCTGTTGGGGCAGCCACATGAAGAGGTATGCGCCACACTTCAGCGAGTCCGCACTTGTGTCACCTTTGGATCTCATGTCGATGGAACGCAGACTCAGGACCGCCGGTCGAATCTCGATTAGCTCGAGGCACACCGCCGAGAGGATCTTGTTCCACGGGGGTAATGCAGTCGACAGCCAGCAATCGCCGTCACTGTCGTAGCTGCAGGGTCTGTCGAAGTCGACGCCTTTGGAGGCGAGGAACTTACGGATGTACTGGACGCGGTCGTCGACGTGTGCAGCCTTTAGCAGCGGTGACTCACCGCAGCCATCGCCGTCCATTTTGACCCTCGGTTCTGTCACAAGTGCTTCCGAGTCTGGACACCGTAGCAACTGCGGTAAGGCGTGTCGCAGACTATACATCGGTGTTGACTGCCCGCCGAGCGTATCTGCCACTCGTCAATGCAGTCCAggccaacgtttctagactaggttgGTCCAGACCACGGCAACGAAGATAACGATAAGAGTGATAGGAGCACACAcagatataaatatatatatatatatctgtcgtGACTCAGGTCTTAGCTCACGCTCGCAAAGCAAGACACGACGACAGCAATCTCACGTGGTGTCGATGAGCATTCCCGTGCAATACTAACTGCGCATCGGGGGGCGTTCGGTGCACGCTGGCGCGTCATCGGGCGGTGTGAAAGCTTATCTTGCTGTTTTGCTCCCACGGCAACGTTTCGACAGCACGATATGCAGCAGTACaggtcacagaacacctatatcCTTCCTCCGTGCCTATATACTACAACTTGTCAGCAGCCACCAGCAACGCGTTGCctaaaccaacgcctcctagatttcccgtgcctgccggaagagcgcgaaacgccggtcaactatagcggcgctgcctacgtaggagtaAAAGTCTTTGTACTtagcctttgagatcggcaattcTGACGTTTGTTACTAATTTTAGAGGATGCAttgtattaaaaaagttgcttgctgaatgacggcgtcacttacgtagggttaattataattacgtttacgcctttaaAAAATTTTAACgttgtttttgttacttttaagCTCCAAAAAActtaaaaacttatttgaagacactcctacttgagtggcgccaccaccgtagttctGACGACCGCCGctttccaagtgaccgccgataatccggcaggcacaggaaatctaCGAGGCGTTGCCTTAACACtggcatagcctcctagatttcttttgcctgccggattattggcggtcacttgggaagcggccgccgtcggaactatggtggtggcgctACTTAAGTAGGAGTgttttcaaataggtttttacgtttttgaagcttatatgcaacaaaaagtTTTATAAAgacgtaaacgtaattataattcaCCCTACGTAAGTGTCGTTGTTATAGATAACAGGCATTTTGCGCTCATTCAGCAGGCAACCCCTTTgatacaaggcatagcctctgaaacTAGCAAATGCCAAAATTGCCAATTTTAAAGGGCAGAGGCTGCTGCGCCCCCACaaagaaacggctgctgcgctgcACAGAAGTGACGCCATGCATTTTCCGGTTAGGCGCTTCGTTTGAACagtcgggagtgtctagcggtaTGTCTAGACGTTACGCTAAAAACCGTTAAAGTTACGTCCAAacgtaaaaataaacaaaaaatgttagttaggtccagcgtgacaacaatacgaAATCGACTTGTTTGCTATCCGAAGTCtatcggcagctgtggcgtagtttgTTAGAGCAGCACATTGAAAGGTGGTGAGGTCGGTGGTTTAAGTCCCATTGCAGCCAtcgttacttttttcttttttttttgttcacgcgtgtattgttttaacatttgcgcttCCTCATAGCCTGACTTGCTGCTGctggtggtcccgtccacagaCCCTTTAATATTGGATCGTTGATGACTCTcgcaggattgactatatttattatgataaagtgttttgcgaattactGCTCTTAATCGACATGACgcaaaaaagacacaaaaaacgcaaatgcagctggctgcatagGTTTCTTTGGCACAGGTGTCGGGAAAGTTTGATTTctacggtttatcaaagttttgatgacataaatgtgcactgcaacgtagtctcgggcaacttttttatgttgctcagtgtaccatcacgtgacgaggtaaccggcaggccgcttcaaaatactgacgtgccaccgcaatgttctaggcgaTCAACACTTGATAGACGATGCCCAAGagcaagtgccgacggcgttagcccatctaactacaaaacagcttgtctgtcTTGCTGAATAACATGCACGGCCTGCGACAGCTCGGGAGCATTTACGTAGCAACgaatgagaacggccgtacgtgttcggaCTTGACAAAACAGCCGGCAATGCAGTAGATCTGGCCTTCGGAGATCGCAGGCTTCAtaagaacactacaataaagttgtttccaaccatcgtatgaacacttcgccgacgcactagagtttcatgcatgtgcgttcggtcagtcacacgtgaactgtgcgaaagcatttatttcatcttCGATCTTGCCCTTCAccacaagcaaaactcggcagcaagaacactttcgtCTTTGACagcaccacgcttggcattgcaatctacaaaatgcagtacgtccaacaacaataatacgcacttcatactgagaaactttatggcgcacacactcagatgaagctgcggcgtgGTGGACAGCCGCGCTACCACCGACTACCAGGTTCAACTGGGCATCGAgaaatcacatgaagcagcgacgacacaggGCCTCCGGTCCTCCTTGGGGGTGGCCTAGGCTATGGCCACGATTTCATTGGAGTTTTCACCACCTATGTATACACACAGAACCACCACCACACACCGCAGGCAGCTACCCAGCTACCATCTcgctgagagagagagattgactttatttaaaacatatcctgaggaagctgagaaagggccattccgacccttaattcaacctCGAGGCTCTCCGCCTAGGATGGCGCTGACAGCCGAAgacttgtagcgatgtcccgggccctctggaccgcctgtagttgctgcttgtattcattgctcttgagggcttcctgccaagcctcttgggtattcagttgtgcttcGCTGTGAatagggcacagccagagcatgtgttcgaaattgcaatagggatggttgcaaagggagcatgtgggtggtgtgtcggggtcgactctgtgtaaggtggaaggtgttatgtacgtacgtgtttgcaatcttcttagagttagcgcttgtgctttgttaagttttgggtgcggtgctgggaatgcacgtctttgtccccggtaatgtgaagtgatctcgtggtatgtgagtgctttgtcctggctgcagcGATTCTCGTACCACTCACCCAGcgaggggtcgttgtccgcggcgcggcatgtgagctcacgcgccaggcggttgacctcttcgttgggattgcagtggtcgagtcccggtaactgtcccatgtgggctgggaaccaggatacgtagatttgagctttctcttctttAACAAGGGTTTATTTGCTCTCGTACTTCCTTATTGCG encodes:
- the LOC119163712 gene encoding uncharacterized protein LOC119163712, with the translated sequence MYSLRHALPQLLRCPDSEALVTEPRVKMDGDGCGESPLLKAAHVDDRVQYIRKFLASKGVDFDRPCSYDSDGDCWLSTALPPWNKILSAVCLELIEIRPAVLSLRSIDMRSKGDTSADSLKCGAYLFMWLPQQHACVQSICLVESLLFKKLTVALKVALASSARLRHLTLKGGYSTPFSERELADGMATLRELETFEFRKLDITSRDLAHNIAALLRENGRHLVNLWFERNEISQNNTNVILKAVLGCHALSELSFDHNYLNKRNVRNLAKVVCTLRSLKKLTLRYSISECGPFDPVAKALESSTSLEELSLKACQMQFELLFEALQTNTTLKVLDLDSCTMTFDEVKHLARALTFNKGLRTLLLPHCSLKDAGVMELASAIAKNDTLEKLDVSHNWCGARAVMSFCDSLKNNRILRSISFGLTAASNQERLELSRRLSQKECYGRIALPWVDADLTPLTIALIADSQSLRTLDLGDLNEFSCSLLCLLFDAVASNTMVRVLKMEAKHYDCHLGQALRNALISNRSIKDLELEVGMSSFDGSFICDVCKALLVNTTVVKLTLFATEIGLRASKLFAQMLRQNRTLTSITVYSKHFETKRVEMISRGLAENNVVTSFVSTSLPRNRATLRIREAIGRNVGLLNLAAKFVMRITLTKRSAQAFETLRVGPSFVLQLSEVTGMSEQEALAAVEAADRYIHSHYLYLTGVVKFSVKCHPSTQTQVDALNDYCWQAIAQFLRVSDVCDER